The sequence TCGAGCCGAATGGTTCGGTTTTTATTAGTACTCGCGCCTCGGGGGCTGCGGATTGTTCGCCGGGTTCGTGTCGTATTTCGATATCCCCTTGATGCGCAGTTCGTCGACAAGAATTGAGAGGTCAGCCTCCAGCGCGTCTGCGACTTCTTTCGAGTACACCTCCTGGCCGCTCACATACACCGTGTAGGACTGAAGGTGCTTTGCCTTCTTCACGGGGTCCTCAATCGTCGTTTTCGTCCATTGATAAAGCGGATAAAGGTGGACGCCTTTTTCTTCCGCCTCAGTCACGTAGTCGACAAACGCGTCGAACTGACATATCAGTGTCGCCCTAAATTTGGCGAGAACATTGTTTAGGGGTTGCAGTGCCTCATTTGAGGGCTCTCGGCGGACCATCATTGCGAAGTCGTCGCTGAACCGGATTCGCACTTGCCATTGCCATAAAGCGTTCATGAGTCACCTTCACTGGCTCTTTCCGATTGCGTTGTAAGTCGCCCTCATCCCACCAAGTCCGACACATCAGGTTGGGCGGTTCCAGTGTGGCCTGCGGATCTCACGAGGCCTTGGTGCGCATCGTCATATTGTCCGCTGGTAGCATGCCCGGCAATGCCTCTACAAAGAAGTCTGCCTGTAGTGCGGCCCCGGGCTGCACGTCATACTGAGCAAAGTCCCTAACTCCAGCCGCGAGCAGGACTTCGTCGTCGAGAAAGAAGTTTCCCGAACACGCTTTGGATGGGCGCGTCAAGATATAGTGAGCCGCGTCGGCGACGATCTCCGGCTTGCGACACGCAGCAATCATATCCGCGCCACCAATTTCGTTTTTCACGGCGGCCGTCGCAATCGCGGTCCTTGGCCAAAGCGAATTCACAGCCACGCCCCGGTCTTTGAACTCGCCGGCGAGCGCCAACGTGAACAAGCTCATCGTGTATTTGGCGATGGTGTATGCCGGAAAATCCTTGAACCACTTCGGGTCGTTAACCAGCGGCGGCGACAGCGTGAGGATGTGTGGATTCGGCGAATTGAGAAGGTGAGGCAGGCAGGCCTGTGCGCAGACAAACGTGCCCCTGCCGTTGACCCCGTGCATGAGGTCGTATCGCTTGACGGGCGTATCCAGCGTTCCGGTCAATCGAATGGCGCTGGCATTGTTCACAAGGATGTCGATGCCGCCGAACACCTCCACGGCTTTGGCAACGGCGTCCTTTACGCGGTCCTCGTCGCGAATGTCGACGACAAGCGGAAGTGCCTTGCCGCCGGCAGCTTCCACGGCAGCGGCTGCTGTATGAATCGTACCTTCGAGCCGCGGGTCCGGGTCGGCGGTCTTCGCTGCAATCACGATATTCGCGCCGTCGCGTGCGGCTCTGAGTGCGATGGCAAGTCCGATACCGCGACTTCCACCTGACATGAATAAGGTCTTGCCGGCAAGGCTCATGGTCGTCTCCTAGTAACAGGCATCAGCATACGCGTTTGCGGAAAAGGAGGCGGCTCGGGTTGGCTATTTTGAATTATCAGCGCTCGTACGCGTTTCATTCGCTGGAATTCGGGCTTGGTAACCACCACCTGCGAATCTCGCGCACTGACTCGCGTGAATGTGGCTGCTGTGCGCCAGACCGCTGATTGAGAAGTTCAGTTATTAGATCGGATTCGCCAGATATCCGGCCAAGCGAGCGAGCATCGCATCGCAACCGGCCAGTTGCTCGATAGCAATGAACTCGTCCGGCTTATGGCCTTGATCCATGCTTCCCGGCCCGCAGACCACGGTGGGAATGCCCGCCTGCCCGAACAGTCCGCCTTCAGTACCGAACGCCACGGTTCCAAACTCGTTAGAACCGCTGAGCAGGGCCAACAGGCGTGCCGCTTCGCTGTCGGGTGAGGTCGCCAATCCCGGGTAGGCACTCAACGGCTGCAGGCGAATGTCCGTGTCTCGCTGCACCGAACGCATTTTCGGCAGCAATTCGGCCTCGGCATAGGTCCGCAGCTTATCCGACACTTCCTTGGCGTCGAAGTCCGGCAGGGCGCGCACCTCGAAATCGAATTCGCATTCGGCCGGCACGATATTCAGAGCGCGACCGCCTCGGATCACCCCCGTCTGCACGGTCGAGAATGGCGGGTCGAAGCGGCGATCGTGATGTTCGGGCTGCGCGAGCTCCGCGCCGATTTCTTCCAGCCTGCCGATCAGTCGCGCCGCATATTGGATCGCGTTGACGCCATGGGGGGAGTAAGCCGAGTGGCACGCCGCGCCCTTTACATGGCAGCGCATGGCCAGCTTGCCCTTGTGGCCAAGCACCGGTTTCAAGCTGGTCGGTTCGCCGATCATGCAAAGGCGCGGCTTGTGAGGACGCGCCCCGAGTTCCGCCAACATGGACCGCACGCCCAGGCATCCCACTTCCTCGTCATAGGAGAAGGCGAGGTGTACCGGCAGCTTCAACGGCCGCTCGAGAAAGGCGGGTACCGCCGCCAGCACCGAAGCGATAAAGCCCTTCATGTCGGCCGTGCCGCGACCGTATAGCCGCCCGTCTTTCTCAGTGAGGCGGAACGGCTCGACCGTCCAGGGCTGCCCGTCCACCGGCACCACGTCGCTATGGCCGGAAAGCACAATGCCGCCTCGGTCCCGCGGACCGATGGTGGCGAACAGGTTCGCCTTGGTGCGCTCCGGGTTGTAGAAGAGTTCGCTTTGCACCCCAAGCGCATCCAGATAGTCCTGAATGAAGGCGATCATCTCCAGGTTGGAGTCACGGCTGACGGTGGCGAAGCCGATCAAACTGCCGAGCAGCTCGCGGCTGGACAGCTCATTCATCGCCGGGCACCCCGTAGCTGGGCGCCGCGGTTGGATTCAGCGCCCGCGTCACGTAGTCCTGCATCTGTGGCCGATAGCTCTGCCAGAGGCCATCGAGCTTGTCGATGGGGTCTTCGTCCGCCCAATCGACGCGCAGATCGACGATCGGCCAGGTGAGGCCGTCTACGACTTTGAGCGCCGCCGAATGCACGGGCCCGGCTTCACCACCGGCCGCTGTCGCGGCATGCATGGCCGCCAGTAAGCGGTCGGCAAGCATTCCATGCGTGTTTTCGAACGCCTGAACCATCGCCTCGATGACTTGGACGCGAGCCAACATGTTGCCCGCGGCTACGCACTGCTCACCCGCGACGGCGTTGTGCATTCCCAGCGCTTCTTTGCCGGTGAAAAACGCCGTATGGCCCCGGCTATCGATCACCGTCACCTGCCGATACTGGCTCCACCCGTCGGCGTCGAGCGCTCGATCGAGCGCCGCCGCGGGCGCAAGCTGCCGGCTTTCGAGGAGGTCGAGGATCTGCGGTCCAAGCGCAGGCAGCGTGACATTCTGTGTCGCTACGGCCCCGACACCTGCGCGCACCCAGGGGCATCGGGCACCCACGGCGATGCTCGACGAGCTGATGGCAATCCCAAGCTGCCCGGTCTCTTGGCAGCGTCCGACAATCGAGAATGTCATGTCGTGTCCCTCAAGCCTGACGCGGCTTCCAGTTATCCGGAATCACCGCGATCACATCGATTTCCATGAGCCATTGCGGCTGACCCAGGGCGCTCACAACGAGGCCGGTGGAAATGGGAAACACGCCCTTTAGCCATTTGCCGACCTCCTGATACACCGGTTCGCGATAACGAGGGTCGATGAGGTAGGTGGTGGTTTTGACGATGTGGGACAGGTCGCTGCCTGCTTCCGCGAGCAATTGCTTGACGTTCTTCATGGCCTGCTCGGTCTGAGCCTGCGGATCGCCGAGCCCCACCAGATTGCCTTCGAAGTCGGTGCCCACCTGTCCGCGCACGTACACGGTGTTGCCGGCCCGCACCGCCTGGCAGAGGTCGTTGTTCAATGTCTGATTCGGGTAGGTGTCCTTGGTGTTGAACATGCGGATGCGGGTGTGCGTAGGTTGGCTCATCGATGCACCTCAATACTCAAAAGAAAAATCCGACTCCCCGGGATGAGGGACATGCCCAATGGGCCGCCGTAAAGCCGCACGGTAAAGCCGCGCTGCATAGCCGATTAGGCGCTCTCGATCGGGGAGGCGAGGGGAAAGGGTTTAGGCCGATACGCCCTGGCTGGCCGCGTGCGGAACAGGGGCCGCGTGAGCCGTGACGTTTCGAACCAGCGAATCAGCGCATGGGCCGCCGAGTCTTTCCTCGCGGCAGTCTTCGGCCTGCCGCTGCGAGGCATCGCGATAGGCGTGGTATTTGCGCTGCGTGACGATATGGTCGGCAATGTGCTTGGCATCGTGCCAGACGCCCCAGATAAAACTGGAGCCACGGCGCGACAGCCACGGCAGACCCAGGAAATAGATGCCGGGCTCGATCGAGATGCCGCGCTGATGCTTCGGCTTGCCGTTCGCGTCGAACGCTTCGACATTCAGCCAGCTGTAGTCGACTGCGTAGCCGGTTGCCCAGACGATCGAGGTCACACCCGCCTTGGCCAGATCGAGCTCGAGAATGGGATGGGTCACGCATTCCGGATCGGGTAGAACATGGCGGGCCGCTGGTTCTTCGGGAAGGTCGAGGCCATTTTTGGCGATATAGGCGTCAGCCGCATTCAGAAGCGACAGGTAGTTTTCGTCGCCTCGAGCAAGGTTGACTGCAAGATCGGATTCAAAGGCGACCACGTTATCGCCGAACGACTTCGTCAGACCGACGAGTGTGATGCCCTGGGCAGCGAGCGCGCGGAAGTCGATTGTGTGGCCGCCACGAGCGCCGCTTACCGCAATGGTGACGTGCTCCCTGCCCGGCGTGGCGACTTCCTTGTCCCATTCGCCGAGAACACCCAGCCACCAGCAGAAGTCCCGGTTGCGGTAGGAGCGTGGAGGACGATCGTGCGGTCCAACCGAGAGGTAAACCTTCTTGCCGGCACGCTGCAGCTCATCTGCGATCTGCACTCCTGACGACCCGGCGCCAACCACCAGAACAGCACCCTCGGGCAGTTGCTCCGGATTGCGATAGTCGGCGGAGTGAATCTGATCGATCCTCTCATTGTCAGGTGCGATCGGCGGGATAACGGGACGCTGGAACGGTCCCGTTGCGACCACCACGCGGCTGGCTTCGATCACGCCCTCGGATGTTTGAACGGTGAATCCAGGCCGCCCAGCATTGCGCACCACCTTCTTCACTTCCACACCGGTTCGGATAGGGGCGTTGAACTTGCTGGCATAGGCTTCGAAATAATCCGCAATCCGATCTTTCCCGGCGAAGGCGTCGGGGTCGAGATCGTCGAACTCGAGACTCGGAAAGCGATCGTGCCAGGCCGGACCGTTTGCAACCAGCGAATCCCACCGTCCCGTGCGCCAACGTTCGGCGATCCGATTGCGTTCCAGCACGAGGTGGGGCACGCCGAGTTTGCTCAAGTGTTCGCTCATGGCCACGCCGGCCTGACCGGCGCCGACAACGAGCGTATCGATTGACGTTCTTTCAACTGTCATGGCTATTTCCTTCTGGGAGGCTGTTTGCTTCGGGTCGGTCAAGGCTTCGCTGTCGATGTCAAGCTCGCGGCCAGCGGGAATGGAGTCGCGGTACGGCTTGCATGTCGTCCTCCATGGATTGGCGTTGATCTGCTACCGAAAGCAATCTACGCGGAAAGACCGCATCTGAAAAATATATTTAAAAGATGCAAGACATCTGTTTTTGCTATGTAAAGCGCGAGATAATCAACCTGGAGACGAGCGCCGCACCCGGCGCCTTTGGAATGATTTTTCTGATTGGGACAGTTCGATGGAAAGCCCGCTGCTTCGGTATTCGCTGCGTCAACTGCGATACTTTGTCGTGACCGCAGAAACGCTGTCGTTTACCGGCGCGTCAAAAGTCCTGCACATTTCGCAACCCTCGATCTCCACGGCGATTGCCGAGCTGGAAGAGTCTTTTGGGGTGCAGCTGTTCATTCGCCACCACGCCTCCGGGCTTTCCCTGACCCAGGCGGGGCGCGAGATGCTCGGCAAGACGCGTGACCTGCTGAAGAATGCGGAGGAACTGCAGGCTGCTGCGCGCGGGATGGACACCGGCATATCGGGCGGCATTGCGCTCGGCTGCCTGGTCTCGCTCGCCCCGCCATTGCTGCCGGGCCTCATCAGCCACTTCGTCGCTCAGCATGCCGGCGTCGTATTCCAGACGCGGGAAGCGCATCAGGAGGATTTGTTCACGGGCCTGCACGACGGATCGCTCGACCTCGCGCTGACCTACAGCATCGATCTGACCGACGAGATCGAATTCCTGCCGCTGCTGACGCTGCCGCCGTACGTAATCTTGCCGAAAACCCATCATCTGGCCCAGCATCGCTCGATCGCGCTCGCGAATCTCGTGGGGGAACCCTACGTGATGCTGGACCTGCCCCATAGCCGCGAATATTTCGCGGCGCTATTCGACGCAGTGGGCGAGCGTCCGGTCCCGGCGTTCAAGTCCGCGCAACCCGAGGTGGTACGCGGTATGGTGGCGAACGGTCTGGGATTCAGCATCCTGAATTTTCCGCTCAAATCGACGCATACCGTGGACGGTGAGGATTTCGTCGTCAAGCGGTTCAAGGACGACGTCACAGCCGCCACGTTGGGCATCGCGCAGTCGCGCAATATGAAGCCGAGACAGGTTGTCCGGCATTTCGCATCGTTCTGTGAAACGCTGATAAAAAAGCAGCACGCGAAGCGCTGAGCGTTTGCGTTGGAGGCCGCGATAAGGGTTGCTTCAGTGGGGCAGGCGCCCGGCGATGCCGTCGCCGGGCGCCTCATTTCGACGCGAGGCGTTAGAACGAGTAGATGAACTGCGTGGCGAGCAGATCGTTCGACTTCGCGTACGAACCATCGTTGCGCAGGAACACGGCGTTGTTCGCCCAGTCGTGACGGTATTCGACCTTCACGGTGATCTGCTGAGTCGGATAGAACAGCAGGTCGAGCGCGACGTCCTGGCGGTTTGCGCCCTTGCATTCGATGCCGCCGTCGGTCGAGTTCTGGATGCAATCGGTGCTGACGCCGAAGCCATTGTACGGATCGCGCCCTTGGCTGTTCAGCGCAATGCCGCCACCACCGCCGCCGTTTTTGCTGTCGACGAGGTAGTCGTAGCGCAGCGTCGCGCCCATCCGGCCGAGCACCGGCACATTGAACTTGCGGTGCGCGAGCAGCGACACGCCGTACCACTGCGCTTCTCCGCCGTTGAACGCCGCGTGCTGCTGCTGGCCGTAGTCGACTTCGGCGTTGTAGATCACGTCGGCAAGCGTGTACGTCATATCCGCTTCGCCGAAGAAGAACGTGCCGTAAGCGGTGCTCGACAAGCCGGCAGGACCGAAGCCGACCGTCTGGCCGCTCGAGTTGGTCGCGGTGGCCAGCGTCTGGCGTCCGATGTTGAACGAGCCGCCGATATCGAGCGCGCTCGACCACGTGTAGTCGGTACGAGCCGTGAACGTCGGGATTTTGTTGCTCGACGTGACCGGATCGCCGAACGCGTTGGTGCCGTTCTGCGTCACCGAGCCGTAAGTGCGGTACTGCTCGTTGCCGAGGAAGAACTTCCACGCCCAATTGCTGCCGTCGCCCGTGTAATTCAAGCCGATGCCGACATAGCTGCCCGGATCGGAGAAGTCGTAGAGCAGGTTGTGCGTGAGCGTCTGCATCTGGTTCGACTGCTGCACTTCGTAGCCGCCGAAGCTCGGAATCAAGCCGGCCACGAACGTCGTGGTGCCCGACAGCGGCACGTTGACCACAGCCGTATTGAGGATGTCGAGCCCCGTGCTGCCGTGCTCGTTCTGCAGCAGCGTGATGCCGTTGCCGCGGTTCGGCATCAGCGTGATTTCGGCGGACGGCGCCATCGGGCCCACGCCGAACGTCTTCTTGATGTCGAGATACAGATCGCCGAACGTGCTGTTGAAGTAGTTGTAGCTGCTTTCGTGGTTGGCGAACAAGAACGACGAGCTGCTTTGCGCGCGGTTATACACGTAGGTCGGGTCGATGTAGCCCGTGACCGAGAGGCCCGCGATCGGTCCGGTGTTGGCGGCGTCGGTGAGCGAATCGACCTTCAACTGCTGATTCGCGATCTGCTGCTTCATCGACGCGAGGTCGTCGTTGGTCAGCGTCGCTGTCGCCTTGCCGTAGTCCGGCGACGAGACGTCCACTGGCGCCGCTGCAGTGGCGGCCGGCGCCGGTGCTGCAGCGGGCGCTGCCGCCGCCGCTTTCGGTTGGGCCGCGATTTCCGAGCGCAAATGCTTCACTTCTTTTTGCAGCGCATTCAGCTGGGCCTGCAGCGCCTTGATCTCATCGCTTGTGGCGTCCGCCATGGCAATACCAGGCAGACTCCCCGCCACTAGCAGGCAGATGAGTTTCTTTCTCATGCAGATTCTCCTCGTTGGTCGTATTGCTTAGAACGGCTTAGGCTCGGACGGTATCGAGCGATTCGCGCACGGTAGCGGGTAGGGGCGTCGTGGGCGCCGGATCGGCAGCGCCGGCGGCCGCAAAGGCCAATTGCATGTCACGGGCGCGCTTGCGTTCGCTGCGCTGCATCCAGCGGTTCACCGCAATCACGCCGACTGACACCAGGCTGATGAAGATCGTGGCGAGCGCATTCATTTCCGGATTCAGGCCGAGGCGCACCCGCGAGAACACCACGAGCGGCAGCGTGGTGGAGCCAGGCCCGGAGAGAAACGCGGACAGAACCAGATCGTCGAACGACAGCGTGAACGACAGCAGCCAGCCGGACATCAGCGCCTGTGAGATCAGCGGCAGCGTGATCAGGAAGAACACTTTGAAGGGCGTGGCGCCGAGATCGAGGGCGGCTTCTTCGAGCGACTTGTTCAGTTCCTTGACGCGCGACTGCACGACGATCGCGACGTACGACACGCACAGCATCACGTGGCCGATCCAGATCGTCACGAGGCCACGGCCCTTCGGCCAGCCAAGCATCTGCTCCATCGCAACAAACAGCAGCAGCAGCGAGATGCCCTGGATCACTTCGGGAATCACGAGCGGCGCGTTGATCATCCCGGCGAACAGCGTGAAGCCGCGGAAACGGCCAAAGCGCGCGAGCACGAAACCCGCCCAGGTGCCGATCACCACGGAAGCACATGCCGTCAGCAAGCCGATCTTCAGCGACAGCCATGCCGCGCCGAGCAGTTCGTCGTCTTGCAGCAAGGCGCCGTACCACTTCAGCGAAAAGCCGGACCACACGGTGACGAGTTTCGACTCGTTGAACGAGTACACGACGAGGCTGATGATCGGGATATAGAGGAACAGAAACCCGAGCGTCAGGACGGTGTTGGACAGCTTTCGATTAGGCTTGGTCATTTCGCGCCCTCCAGTTCCTTGACCTGGTAGTACTGGAACACCGCCATCGGCACGAGCAGCAGCAGAACCATGGCGACCGTCACGGCGGATGCCATCGGCCAGTCCATATCGTTGAAGAACTCGGCCCACATGACGCGGCCGATCATCAGCGTGTCTGCGCCGCCGAGCAGTTCGGGGATCACGTACTCGCCCACCGCGGGGATGAACACGAGGAGACTCCCCGCGATGATTCCGTTCTTCGAGAGCGGCAGCGTGATGCGCGTGAAGGCGGTCCACGGCTTGGCGCCGAGGTCGTAGGCGGCTTCGAGCAGCGTGAGGTCCATCTTCACGAGGTGCGCGTAGAGCGGCATCACCATGAACGGCAGGTACGAATAGACCATGCCGATATAGACGCCGATGTCGGTGTGGTATAGCCGCAGCGGCGAATGAATCAGGCCGACGGCCATCAGCGCGTGATTGAGCAGGCCGTCGTCCTTGAGAATGCCGATCCATGCATAGACGCGAATCAGGAACGACGTCCAGAACGGCAGCATCACGCCCATCATCAGCAGGTTGCGTCTTGCCGGCTCCGAGCGCGCGATGTAGTACGCCACCGGATAGCCGATCAACAGGCAGAAGAAGGTCGAGATCGCCGCCATCTTCAGCGAGCTGATGTAGGTGGCGATGTACAGATCGTCCTGCAGCAGGAACGCGTAGTGTCCGAGCTGCAGGGCGAAGTGCACGACGCCATCCTTCACGCTGACGAGGTCGGAGTAGGGCGGAATGCTCAGGCGCAGATCGGCGAAGCTGATCTTGAAAACGAGCACGAAGGGCACGGCAAAGAACACCGTCAGGAACAGGAACGGCACGCCGATCACGGTCGTGCGGCCCGACGGCAGCAGCATCGCGAGGCGTTTTTTCAGCGCGCCGAGCAAACGGCTGCCGGACGGTGCGCCGAGCACCGCGGAGGAGGTGGGGGCAGGCGTTCTCATTGCGTCAGCACCACGCCGCTAGCGGGCGACCAGTAGATGAATACGTCATCGTTGTAGGCCGGCGCGCCTTCACCCATCAGATGGGAACTGGACAGGTTCGACACGACGGTTTTGCCGTTCGCGAGGCGTACGTGGTAGAGCGAATAGCTGCCCATGTAGGCAACATCCGATACGACGCCGCGGGCCCAGTTGTGCGGCGTGTCGGGCCGCTCGCGCGAGACTTTCACGCGTTCGGGCCGCACCGAGATGCCGACCGGCATGCCGAGCGGCCCGGTGATGCCGTGGCTCACGTACATGCGCGCTTCGAGGTCTTCGCTTTCGACGAAGATGTGGTCGGGCTCGTCTTCGACGACGTGGCCCTCGAACAGGTTGGTCGAGCCGATGAACTCGGCTGAGAAGCGGCTGTTCGGGAATTCGTAGACTTGCGACGGCGAGCCGATCTGCACGATCTTGCCTTCGCTCATGACGGCGATGCGGCCAGCCATCGTCATCGCCTCTTCCTGGTCGTGCGTGACCATCACGCAGGTCACGTCGACCTTCTCGATGATGTTGACGAGCTCGAGCTGGGTCTTCTGGCGGATCTTCTTGTCGAGCGCGGACATCGGCTCGTCGAGCAGCAGGAGCTTCGGGCGCTTGACGAGCGAGCGCGCGAGCGCGACGCGCTGCTGCTGACCGCCCGACAGCTGATGCGGCTTGCGGCCCGCGTACTTGCTCATCTGCACGAGCGCAAGCGCATCGGCCACGCGTTCCTTGATCTCGTTCT comes from Trinickia violacea and encodes:
- a CDS encoding RidA family protein; this encodes MSQPTHTRIRMFNTKDTYPNQTLNNDLCQAVRAGNTVYVRGQVGTDFEGNLVGLGDPQAQTEQAMKNVKQLLAEAGSDLSHIVKTTTYLIDPRYREPVYQEVGKWLKGVFPISTGLVVSALGQPQWLMEIDVIAVIPDNWKPRQA
- a CDS encoding DUF1028 domain-containing protein, whose product is MTFSIVGRCQETGQLGIAISSSSIAVGARCPWVRAGVGAVATQNVTLPALGPQILDLLESRQLAPAAALDRALDADGWSQYRQVTVIDSRGHTAFFTGKEALGMHNAVAGEQCVAAGNMLARVQVIEAMVQAFENTHGMLADRLLAAMHAATAAGGEAGPVHSAALKVVDGLTWPIVDLRVDWADEDPIDKLDGLWQSYRPQMQDYVTRALNPTAAPSYGVPGDE
- a CDS encoding flavin-containing monooxygenase, giving the protein MTVERTSIDTLVVGAGQAGVAMSEHLSKLGVPHLVLERNRIAERWRTGRWDSLVANGPAWHDRFPSLEFDDLDPDAFAGKDRIADYFEAYASKFNAPIRTGVEVKKVVRNAGRPGFTVQTSEGVIEASRVVVATGPFQRPVIPPIAPDNERIDQIHSADYRNPEQLPEGAVLVVGAGSSGVQIADELQRAGKKVYLSVGPHDRPPRSYRNRDFCWWLGVLGEWDKEVATPGREHVTIAVSGARGGHTIDFRALAAQGITLVGLTKSFGDNVVAFESDLAVNLARGDENYLSLLNAADAYIAKNGLDLPEEPAARHVLPDPECVTHPILELDLAKAGVTSIVWATGYAVDYSWLNVEAFDANGKPKHQRGISIEPGIYFLGLPWLSRRGSSFIWGVWHDAKHIADHIVTQRKYHAYRDASQRQAEDCREERLGGPCADSLVRNVTAHAAPVPHAASQGVSA
- the argE gene encoding acetylornithine deacetylase; the protein is MNELSSRELLGSLIGFATVSRDSNLEMIAFIQDYLDALGVQSELFYNPERTKANLFATIGPRDRGGIVLSGHSDVVPVDGQPWTVEPFRLTEKDGRLYGRGTADMKGFIASVLAAVPAFLERPLKLPVHLAFSYDEEVGCLGVRSMLAELGARPHKPRLCMIGEPTSLKPVLGHKGKLAMRCHVKGAACHSAYSPHGVNAIQYAARLIGRLEEIGAELAQPEHHDRRFDPPFSTVQTGVIRGGRALNIVPAECEFDFEVRALPDFDAKEVSDKLRTYAEAELLPKMRSVQRDTDIRLQPLSAYPGLATSPDSEAARLLALLSGSNEFGTVAFGTEGGLFGQAGIPTVVCGPGSMDQGHKPDEFIAIEQLAGCDAMLARLAGYLANPI
- a CDS encoding ABC transporter permease subunit — encoded protein: MTKPNRKLSNTVLTLGFLFLYIPIISLVVYSFNESKLVTVWSGFSLKWYGALLQDDELLGAAWLSLKIGLLTACASVVIGTWAGFVLARFGRFRGFTLFAGMINAPLVIPEVIQGISLLLLFVAMEQMLGWPKGRGLVTIWIGHVMLCVSYVAIVVQSRVKELNKSLEEAALDLGATPFKVFFLITLPLISQALMSGWLLSFTLSFDDLVLSAFLSGPGSTTLPLVVFSRVRLGLNPEMNALATIFISLVSVGVIAVNRWMQRSERKRARDMQLAFAAAGAADPAPTTPLPATVRESLDTVRA
- a CDS encoding SDR family oxidoreductase; the encoded protein is MSLAGKTLFMSGGSRGIGLAIALRAARDGANIVIAAKTADPDPRLEGTIHTAAAAVEAAGGKALPLVVDIRDEDRVKDAVAKAVEVFGGIDILVNNASAIRLTGTLDTPVKRYDLMHGVNGRGTFVCAQACLPHLLNSPNPHILTLSPPLVNDPKWFKDFPAYTIAKYTMSLFTLALAGEFKDRGVAVNSLWPRTAIATAAVKNEIGGADMIAACRKPEIVADAAHYILTRPSKACSGNFFLDDEVLLAAGVRDFAQYDVQPGAALQADFFVEALPGMLPADNMTMRTKAS
- a CDS encoding LysR family transcriptional regulator, yielding MESPLLRYSLRQLRYFVVTAETLSFTGASKVLHISQPSISTAIAELEESFGVQLFIRHHASGLSLTQAGREMLGKTRDLLKNAEELQAAARGMDTGISGGIALGCLVSLAPPLLPGLISHFVAQHAGVVFQTREAHQEDLFTGLHDGSLDLALTYSIDLTDEIEFLPLLTLPPYVILPKTHHLAQHRSIALANLVGEPYVMLDLPHSREYFAALFDAVGERPVPAFKSAQPEVVRGMVANGLGFSILNFPLKSTHTVDGEDFVVKRFKDDVTAATLGIAQSRNMKPRQVVRHFASFCETLIKKQHAKR
- a CDS encoding DUF3138 family protein, with amino-acid sequence MRKKLICLLVAGSLPGIAMADATSDEIKALQAQLNALQKEVKHLRSEIAAQPKAAAAAPAAAPAPAATAAAPVDVSSPDYGKATATLTNDDLASMKQQIANQQLKVDSLTDAANTGPIAGLSVTGYIDPTYVYNRAQSSSSFLFANHESSYNYFNSTFGDLYLDIKKTFGVGPMAPSAEITLMPNRGNGITLLQNEHGSTGLDILNTAVVNVPLSGTTTFVAGLIPSFGGYEVQQSNQMQTLTHNLLYDFSDPGSYVGIGLNYTGDGSNWAWKFFLGNEQYRTYGSVTQNGTNAFGDPVTSSNKIPTFTARTDYTWSSALDIGGSFNIGRQTLATATNSSGQTVGFGPAGLSSTAYGTFFFGEADMTYTLADVIYNAEVDYGQQQHAAFNGGEAQWYGVSLLAHRKFNVPVLGRMGATLRYDYLVDSKNGGGGGGIALNSQGRDPYNGFGVSTDCIQNSTDGGIECKGANRQDVALDLLFYPTQQITVKVEYRHDWANNAVFLRNDGSYAKSNDLLATQFIYSF
- a CDS encoding ABC transporter ATP-binding protein, which translates into the protein MKSTPSNSATPVARQAATAKSKSDEFVRIENVVKKFGDSTAVDNVNLSIAKNELFALLGSSGCGKSTLLRMLAGLETATSGKIYVDGEDLATLPPYKRPVNMMFQSYALFPHMTVEANIAFGLKQEGTPKNEIKERVADALALVQMSKYAGRKPHQLSGGQQQRVALARSLVKRPKLLLLDEPMSALDKKIRQKTQLELVNIIEKVDVTCVMVTHDQEEAMTMAGRIAVMSEGKIVQIGSPSQVYEFPNSRFSAEFIGSTNLFEGHVVEDEPDHIFVESEDLEARMYVSHGITGPLGMPVGISVRPERVKVSRERPDTPHNWARGVVSDVAYMGSYSLYHVRLANGKTVVSNLSSSHLMGEGAPAYNDDVFIYWSPASGVVLTQ
- a CDS encoding ABC transporter permease subunit yields the protein MRTPAPTSSAVLGAPSGSRLLGALKKRLAMLLPSGRTTVIGVPFLFLTVFFAVPFVLVFKISFADLRLSIPPYSDLVSVKDGVVHFALQLGHYAFLLQDDLYIATYISSLKMAAISTFFCLLIGYPVAYYIARSEPARRNLLMMGVMLPFWTSFLIRVYAWIGILKDDGLLNHALMAVGLIHSPLRLYHTDIGVYIGMVYSYLPFMVMPLYAHLVKMDLTLLEAAYDLGAKPWTAFTRITLPLSKNGIIAGSLLVFIPAVGEYVIPELLGGADTLMIGRVMWAEFFNDMDWPMASAVTVAMVLLLLVPMAVFQYYQVKELEGAK